A window of Streptomyces gilvosporeus contains these coding sequences:
- a CDS encoding MarR family winged helix-turn-helix transcriptional regulator, producing the protein MPTPEPTVTTNLPEQLVRLTRRMQRAQKRHMAHLDIAFTPAQSRLLRIVGHCRGTPPRMADLAERLEVVPRAVTTLVDALEAQGAVRRVPDPANRRVVRIELTDTGRSTLRALRSARRAAAEEILAPLTADQREVLGGLLSTLVDGPGEPH; encoded by the coding sequence ATGCCCACCCCCGAGCCGACGGTCACCACCAACCTTCCCGAGCAGCTGGTACGGCTGACCCGCCGGATGCAACGCGCCCAGAAGCGCCATATGGCCCACCTGGACATCGCCTTCACCCCCGCCCAGTCCCGGCTGCTGCGCATCGTCGGCCACTGCCGCGGCACCCCGCCCCGGATGGCCGATCTGGCCGAGCGGCTGGAGGTGGTCCCCCGGGCGGTGACGACGCTGGTGGACGCGCTGGAGGCGCAGGGCGCCGTGCGCCGGGTGCCCGATCCGGCCAATCGCCGGGTGGTACGGATCGAGCTGACCGACACCGGCCGCTCGACGCTGCGCGCGTTGCGCAGCGCCCGCCGGGCCGCGGCGGAGGAGATCCTGGCCCCCCTGACCGCCGACCAGCGCGAGGTGCTCGGCGGCCTGCTGTCCACCCTGGTCGACGGGCCGGGGGAACCGCACTGA
- a CDS encoding ABC transporter ATP-binding protein, with product MHPHDPDWTPPPKDPDAPPVQLRRILALFRPYRTRLALVGLLVGASSLVSVASPFLLREILDVAIPGRRTGLLTLLALGMIATAVTTSVFGVLQTLLSTTVGQRVMHDLRTGVYAKLQRMPLAFFTRTRTGEVQSRIANDIGGMQATVTSTATSLVSNLTSVVATVVAMVALDWRLTVVSLLLLPVFVWISRRVGNERKKITAQRQKQMASMSAMVTESLSVSGILLGRTMGRADSLTRTFADESERLVGLEVRANMAGRWRMATIGIVMAAMPAVIYWAAGMVLQLGGPAFSLGTLVAFVSLQQGLLRPTVSLLTTGVQMQTSLALFQRIFEYLDLPVALTEPAEPVRLPAPRGEIRFENVSFSYDPEADPTLHGIDLTVPAGGSLAVVGPTGSGKSTLSYLVPRLYDVTGGRVTLDGQDVRDLSFDTLARAVGVVSQETYLFHASVADNLRFAKPDATDDEIARAAKAAQIHDHIAALPDGYDTLVGERGYRFSGGEKQRLALARTILRDPPVLVLDEATSALDTRTEHAVQQAIDALSRGRTTLTIAHRLSTVRDADQIVVLDGGRIAERGTHDELLAADGRYAALVRRDAHRDDERDAHLTTDADPLMTAK from the coding sequence ATGCATCCCCACGATCCCGACTGGACCCCACCGCCCAAGGACCCCGACGCACCACCGGTCCAGCTGCGGCGGATCCTCGCCCTCTTCCGCCCCTACCGCACCCGGCTGGCCCTGGTCGGCCTGCTCGTCGGCGCCTCGTCCCTCGTCTCGGTCGCCTCGCCCTTCCTGCTGCGCGAGATCCTCGACGTCGCGATACCCGGCCGGCGCACCGGGCTGCTCACCCTCCTCGCGCTCGGCATGATCGCCACCGCCGTCACCACCAGCGTCTTCGGCGTCCTGCAGACCCTGCTGTCCACCACCGTCGGCCAGCGCGTGATGCACGATCTGCGCACCGGCGTCTACGCCAAGCTCCAGCGGATGCCGCTGGCGTTCTTCACCCGCACCCGCACCGGCGAGGTGCAGTCCCGCATCGCCAACGACATCGGCGGAATGCAGGCGACGGTCACCTCCACCGCCACCTCCCTGGTCTCCAATCTGACCTCGGTGGTCGCCACCGTCGTCGCCATGGTCGCCCTCGACTGGCGGCTGACCGTCGTCTCGCTCCTCCTGCTGCCGGTCTTCGTCTGGATCAGCCGCCGCGTCGGCAACGAACGCAAGAAGATCACCGCCCAGCGGCAGAAGCAGATGGCCTCGATGTCCGCGATGGTCACCGAATCGCTCTCGGTCAGCGGCATCCTGCTCGGCCGCACCATGGGCCGCGCCGACTCCCTCACCCGCACCTTCGCCGACGAGTCCGAGCGCCTGGTCGGACTGGAGGTTCGCGCCAACATGGCCGGCCGCTGGCGGATGGCCACCATCGGCATCGTCATGGCCGCCATGCCCGCGGTGATCTACTGGGCGGCGGGTATGGTCCTCCAGCTCGGCGGCCCGGCCTTCTCCCTGGGCACCCTGGTCGCCTTCGTCTCGCTCCAGCAGGGCCTGCTGCGCCCCACCGTCTCGCTGCTGACCACCGGCGTGCAGATGCAGACCTCCCTGGCCCTCTTCCAGCGGATCTTCGAATACCTCGATCTGCCCGTCGCCCTCACCGAACCCGCCGAGCCGGTACGGCTGCCGGCCCCGCGCGGCGAGATCCGCTTCGAGAACGTGTCGTTCTCCTACGACCCCGAGGCCGACCCCACCCTCCACGGCATCGATCTGACCGTCCCCGCCGGCGGCAGCCTCGCCGTCGTCGGCCCGACCGGCAGCGGCAAGAGCACCCTGAGCTATCTGGTGCCCCGCCTCTACGACGTCACCGGGGGCCGGGTCACCCTCGACGGCCAGGACGTGCGCGACCTCTCCTTCGACACCCTCGCCCGCGCGGTCGGCGTGGTCTCCCAGGAGACCTACCTCTTCCACGCCTCGGTCGCCGACAACCTCCGCTTCGCCAAGCCGGACGCCACCGACGACGAGATAGCGCGCGCCGCCAAGGCCGCCCAGATCCACGACCACATCGCGGCCCTCCCCGACGGCTACGACACGCTCGTCGGCGAACGCGGCTACCGCTTCTCCGGTGGCGAGAAGCAGCGCCTCGCCCTTGCCCGGACGATCCTGCGCGATCCGCCCGTCCTCGTCCTGGACGAGGCGACCAGCGCCCTGGACACCCGTACCGAACACGCCGTCCAGCAGGCCATCGACGCGCTGTCCCGGGGCCGGACCACACTCACCATCGCGCACCGCCTCTCCACCGTCCGCGACGCCGACCAGATCGTCGTCCTGGACGGCGGCCGGATCGCCGAACGCGGCACCCACGACGAGCTCCTCGCCGCCGACGGCCGCTATGCGGCCCTGGTCCGCCGCGACGCCCACCGGGACGACGAGCGTGACGCACACCTCACGACGGACGCCGATCCGCTGATGACCGCTAAGTGA
- a CDS encoding SGNH/GDSL hydrolase family protein, whose product MKDSINSLAWHTGWAASVQRPSEGFHPNWSLEGFGDHTLRQVVRVTGSGTRARIRLSNRYGSAPLEVTGATLARTDKGAAVQKGTVRRLTFGGAASVRIPAGGEVHSDAAELTAEPAAEPTTEPLTEPFASLTVSLYFARPTGPATFHAQAYATAYRAAGDRLTDPDPAAFGETTQSWYHLAAVELADGGPARREAVVAFGDSITDGFGSTLDADRRYPDALAERLAAAGMPRPVLNQGIGGNLLLSDSAWYGERAGERFRRDVLDRPGVRSVIVLVGLNDIGFSEVDLPTYKPAPDHPTAALIAGYQDLIAQARAAGVRIIGGTLLPFKGAEYHTPAAEAKRREVNAWIRGSGAFDAVADFATAVADPDDPEALAPAYDSGDHKHPNDEGYRQMAAAVDLTTL is encoded by the coding sequence ATGAAAGACAGCATCAACTCCCTTGCCTGGCACACGGGTTGGGCCGCGTCCGTACAACGTCCCAGCGAGGGCTTCCACCCGAACTGGTCCCTGGAGGGATTCGGCGACCACACCCTGCGCCAGGTCGTCCGGGTGACCGGCTCCGGCACCCGGGCGCGGATCCGGCTCTCCAACCGGTACGGGAGCGCCCCGCTGGAGGTGACCGGTGCCACCCTGGCCCGTACGGACAAGGGCGCGGCGGTGCAGAAGGGTACGGTCCGACGGCTCACCTTCGGCGGTGCCGCGTCCGTCCGCATCCCGGCGGGCGGCGAGGTCCACAGCGACGCCGCCGAACTGACCGCCGAGCCGGCCGCAGAGCCGACCACCGAGCCGTTGACCGAGCCGTTCGCGTCCCTGACCGTCTCGCTGTACTTCGCGCGGCCGACGGGGCCCGCCACCTTCCACGCCCAGGCGTATGCCACCGCCTACCGCGCCGCGGGCGACCGGCTGACGGACCCGGACCCGGCGGCGTTCGGGGAGACGACCCAGTCCTGGTACCACCTCGCCGCCGTCGAGCTGGCGGACGGCGGTCCCGCGCGGCGGGAGGCGGTGGTGGCGTTCGGCGATTCGATCACCGACGGGTTCGGGTCCACCCTCGACGCCGACCGCCGCTACCCGGACGCACTGGCCGAGCGGCTGGCCGCCGCGGGGATGCCGAGGCCCGTACTCAACCAGGGCATCGGCGGAAATCTGCTGCTGAGCGATTCGGCCTGGTACGGGGAGCGGGCCGGCGAGCGCTTCCGGCGCGATGTGCTGGACCGGCCGGGAGTGCGCTCGGTGATCGTGCTGGTGGGGCTGAACGACATCGGGTTCAGCGAGGTCGATCTGCCGACCTACAAGCCCGCACCGGACCATCCGACCGCCGCGCTGATCGCGGGGTACCAGGACCTGATCGCCCAGGCGCGGGCGGCGGGCGTGCGGATCATCGGGGGCACCCTCCTGCCGTTCAAGGGGGCCGAGTACCACACCCCGGCTGCCGAGGCGAAGCGACGGGAGGTCAACGCCTGGATACGCGGCTCGGGCGCCTTCGATGCGGTCGCCGACTTCGCCACGGCCGTGGCGGACCCGGACGACCCGGAGGCACTCGCGCCGGCGTACGACAGCGGCGACCACAAGCACCCCAACGACGAGGGCTACCGGCAGATGGCCGCCGCGGTGGACCTCACCACCCTCTGA
- a CDS encoding NUDIX hydrolase — protein sequence MNQPAAHTYLASAVVVHNARVLIVRRSYSERFLPGAWGVPCGKLERGESAASGALRELKEETGLLGAIIAHTGSSAFLSDYQGRRVRNHQENFAVRPLTLDVVLPSADQAYLWARPSELAGIGVDAYNMNVIRQALGGRLDASGLLGPAAAGPLRFASAPFNSPKTVPGRRVRQDRRPSPVESWAVDPAARHRRYS from the coding sequence ATGAATCAGCCCGCAGCCCACACCTACCTGGCCTCGGCCGTGGTGGTACACAACGCGCGCGTACTGATCGTGCGCCGCAGCTACAGCGAACGCTTTCTGCCCGGCGCCTGGGGCGTACCGTGCGGCAAGCTGGAGCGCGGGGAGTCCGCCGCGAGCGGCGCCCTGCGGGAGCTGAAGGAGGAGACCGGCCTGCTCGGCGCCATCATCGCGCACACCGGATCGTCCGCCTTCCTGAGCGACTATCAGGGCCGTCGCGTCCGCAACCACCAGGAGAACTTCGCCGTCCGCCCGCTCACCCTGGACGTGGTGCTGCCCAGCGCGGACCAGGCGTATCTCTGGGCCCGGCCGTCCGAGCTGGCAGGGATCGGGGTGGACGCCTACAACATGAACGTGATCCGGCAGGCCCTCGGCGGGCGGCTGGACGCGTCCGGCCTCCTCGGCCCGGCGGCGGCCGGTCCGCTGCGCTTCGCGTCGGCCCCGTTCAATAGCCCAAAGACCGTGCCAGGGCGTCGAGTTCGGCAAGATAGGCGGCCGTCGCCAGTGGAGTCTTGGGCGGTGGATCCGGCCGCCCGGCACCGCCGTTACTCCTGA
- a CDS encoding LutC/YkgG family protein: MSSRDEVLGRVRRALADVPGGERPERVPVRRDYRRVHGSRTAEETVELLAENLADYRAVVHRSDTEGLAVLIRTLLARRGARTVAVPQGLEPWWMAAADAALVEDRAATTARELDTVDSVVTGCAVAVAETGTLVLDAGPDQGRRRITLVPDHHLCVVRVPDQVVGSVPEALARLDPRRPLTWISGPSATSDIELDRVEGVHGPRTLEVILLTGGGAGPLPSR, encoded by the coding sequence GTGAGCAGCAGGGACGAGGTGTTGGGGCGGGTGCGGCGCGCGCTGGCGGATGTGCCGGGCGGCGAGCGGCCCGAGCGGGTGCCGGTCCGCCGCGACTACCGGCGGGTGCACGGCTCCCGTACGGCGGAGGAGACCGTCGAGCTGCTCGCGGAGAACCTCGCGGACTACCGGGCGGTCGTGCACCGCAGCGATACCGAGGGGCTGGCGGTGCTGATCCGCACGCTGCTAGCGCGGCGCGGGGCGCGGACGGTGGCGGTGCCGCAGGGGCTGGAGCCGTGGTGGATGGCCGCCGCGGACGCCGCCCTCGTCGAGGACCGGGCGGCGACCACGGCCCGCGAACTCGACACCGTGGACAGCGTGGTGACCGGCTGTGCGGTGGCCGTCGCGGAGACGGGCACCCTCGTCCTGGACGCGGGGCCCGACCAGGGGCGGCGCCGGATCACGCTCGTGCCCGACCATCACCTCTGCGTCGTCCGCGTCCCGGACCAGGTCGTCGGCTCGGTGCCCGAGGCGCTGGCGCGGCTGGATCCGCGGCGCCCGTTGACGTGGATCTCCGGCCCGTCGGCGACCAGCGATATCGAGCTCGACCGGGTCGAGGGGGTGCACGGGCCGCGGACGCTGGAGGTGATTCTGCTGACGGGCGGCGGGGCCGGGCCGCTGCCGTCGCGCTGA
- a CDS encoding lactate utilization protein B: protein MNGAYLGMPAFPRAAAAATRDGRLRANLTHATHTIRDKRARAVAELDDWAQLRAAGAAVKDRTLRHLDHYLEQLEAAVTAAGGQVHWAADAEEANRIVTELVRETGEREVVKVKSMATQEIGLNEALAEAGIRAYETDLAELIVQLGNDLPSHILVPAIHRNRSEIRDIFLAEMGRWGRPAPEGLSDSPAELAEAARLHLREKFLSAKVAISGANFMVAETGTLVVVESEGNGRMCLTLPETLISVVGIEKTVPTWQDLEIFLQLLPRSSTAERMNPYTSTWTGTTDGDGPGTFHLVLLDNGRTDTLADTVGRQALRCIRCSACLNVCPVYERAGGHAYGSPYPGPIGAILTPQLRGVEGALESSLPYASSLCGACYEVCPVAIDIPEVLVHLRERVVEGGEVTRRGTRAVLRPARGHAAERAAMRAAGWVFDRPGVLRAGMRLAARTRRLHPRRLPGPGRAWSQTRELPAVPAESFRDWWQRTRGTGTESARQGGEGT from the coding sequence GTGAACGGCGCCTACCTGGGCATGCCCGCGTTCCCCCGGGCCGCGGCCGCCGCCACCCGCGACGGCCGACTGCGCGCCAATCTCACCCACGCCACCCACACCATCCGCGACAAACGGGCCCGAGCCGTCGCCGAGCTGGACGACTGGGCGCAGCTCCGGGCCGCGGGCGCCGCCGTCAAGGACCGTACGCTGCGTCATCTCGACCACTATCTGGAGCAGTTGGAGGCCGCGGTCACCGCGGCGGGCGGGCAGGTCCACTGGGCGGCGGACGCCGAGGAGGCCAACCGGATCGTCACGGAGCTGGTACGGGAGACCGGCGAGCGCGAGGTCGTCAAGGTCAAGTCGATGGCGACCCAGGAGATCGGGCTGAACGAGGCGCTCGCCGAGGCCGGGATCCGTGCGTACGAGACGGATCTGGCGGAGCTGATCGTGCAGCTCGGCAACGATCTGCCCTCCCACATCCTGGTCCCGGCGATCCATCGCAACCGCTCCGAGATCCGCGACATCTTCCTGGCGGAGATGGGGAGATGGGGCCGTCCGGCCCCGGAAGGGCTGTCCGACTCCCCCGCCGAGCTGGCGGAGGCGGCGCGGCTGCATCTGCGGGAGAAGTTCCTGTCGGCGAAGGTGGCCATCTCCGGCGCCAACTTCATGGTGGCCGAGACCGGCACCCTGGTGGTCGTCGAGTCCGAGGGCAACGGCCGGATGTGCCTGACGCTGCCGGAGACCCTGATCTCCGTCGTCGGCATCGAGAAGACCGTCCCCACCTGGCAGGACCTGGAAATCTTCCTCCAGCTGCTGCCCCGCTCGTCCACCGCCGAGCGGATGAACCCGTACACCTCCACCTGGACCGGCACCACGGACGGCGACGGGCCGGGGACCTTCCACCTGGTCCTCCTCGACAACGGGCGCACCGACACCCTCGCCGACACCGTCGGGCGGCAGGCCCTGCGCTGTATCCGCTGTTCGGCGTGTCTGAACGTCTGCCCGGTGTACGAGCGCGCCGGCGGGCATGCGTACGGCTCGCCCTATCCCGGCCCCATCGGGGCCATCCTCACACCCCAACTCCGGGGTGTGGAGGGCGCCTTGGAGTCTTCTCTGCCGTACGCCTCGTCGCTGTGCGGGGCCTGCTACGAGGTGTGTCCGGTGGCCATCGACATTCCCGAGGTGCTGGTGCACCTGCGGGAACGGGTGGTGGAGGGCGGCGAGGTGACCCGGCGCGGGACGCGGGCGGTCCTCAGGCCCGCCAGGGGGCATGCCGCGGAGCGGGCGGCGATGCGGGCGGCGGGCTGGGTGTTCGACCGTCCGGGCGTGCTGCGCGCCGGGATGCGGCTGGCGGCGCGTACCCGGCGCCTGCATCCGCGGCGGCTGCCGGGGCCGGGGCGGGCCTGGTCACAGACCCGCGAACTCCCGGCCGTACCGGCCGAGTCGTTCCGCGACTGGTGGCAGCGCACCCGCGGCACCGGCACGGAGTCCGCGCGGCAGGGAGGAGAGGGTACGTGA
- a CDS encoding (Fe-S)-binding protein codes for MRVALFVTCINDFLHPRTGQAVVTLLERLGVEVAFPAEQSCCGQPQFNTGYRHATEPLVRRFDRAFKDYDYVVTPSGSCAAMVRDNYPRIAAKAAAEGRGRELTDAAALAVPKTYELTEFLVDVLKVEDVGAYYPHTVTYHPTCHGLRMLGLGDRPRRLLSQVRGLELRELPGAEECCGFGGTFAVKNPAVSAAMGADKVRHLIGTGAEAVCTVDNSCLLHIGGTLARQGSPIRPVHIAEILASTEDAPMDGRKAHTSADGSVR; via the coding sequence GTGCGCGTAGCGCTGTTCGTCACCTGTATCAACGACTTCCTCCATCCGCGGACGGGCCAGGCGGTGGTCACGCTCCTGGAACGTCTGGGGGTCGAGGTGGCATTCCCCGCCGAGCAGTCCTGCTGCGGCCAGCCCCAGTTCAACACCGGCTACCGGCACGCCACCGAGCCGCTGGTACGCCGCTTCGACCGGGCGTTCAAGGACTACGACTACGTCGTCACCCCGTCCGGCTCCTGCGCCGCGATGGTGCGCGACAACTATCCGAGGATCGCTGCCAAGGCGGCCGCCGAAGGGCGCGGCCGGGAGCTCACCGACGCCGCGGCGCTGGCGGTGCCCAAGACGTACGAACTCACCGAATTTCTCGTGGACGTGCTGAAGGTGGAGGACGTGGGCGCGTATTACCCGCACACCGTCACCTATCACCCCACCTGTCATGGTCTGCGGATGCTGGGCCTGGGCGACCGCCCGCGGCGCCTGCTGTCCCAGGTACGAGGGCTGGAGCTGCGCGAACTGCCGGGCGCCGAGGAGTGCTGCGGTTTCGGCGGCACCTTCGCGGTGAAGAACCCGGCGGTCTCGGCGGCGATGGGCGCCGACAAGGTCCGGCACCTCATCGGCACCGGTGCCGAAGCGGTCTGTACGGTCGACAACTCCTGTCTGCTGCATATCGGCGGCACCCTCGCCCGGCAGGGCTCCCCCATCCGCCCGGTCCATATCGCCGAGATCCTGGCCAGTACGGAGGACGCCCCGATGGACGGCAGGAAAGCACACACCTCTGCGGACGGGAGCGTGCGGTGA